The Thalassophryne amazonica chromosome 8, fThaAma1.1, whole genome shotgun sequence genome includes a window with the following:
- the cd59 gene encoding CD59 glycoprotein, with amino-acid sequence MRSCFGLCLLTCFGMLDVASGLRCYKCSDYTGVCQNVQECTYEDSCISLSERGGKTIRQCIRYTDCDNSRLSQMFPSISGFNYRCCSSNLCNSGAGVTTAMPMLGLLGSLLSIWWCLS; translated from the exons ATGAGGAGCTGCTTCGGCCTGTGTCTGCTCACCTGCTTTGGGATGCTTGATGTGG CATCCGGACTTCGTTGCTATAAGTGCTCAGATTACACGGGAGTGTGTCAGAACGTGCAAGAGTGCACGTACGAGGACTCGTGCATATCTCTGAGTGAAAGAG GAGGGAAAACCATCCGTCAGTGTATCAGGTACACAGACTGCGATAACTCCCGCCTCAGCCAGATGTTTCCATCCATCTCCGGCTTTAACTACCGATGCTGCAGCAGCAACCTCTGTAACTCTGGTGCAGGTGTTACCACGGCAATGCCCATGCTGGGTCTCCTGGGCTCCTTGCTGAGTATTTGGTGGTGTTTGTCGTGA